The genomic interval TTCAGCTGTATCATCACAGGGAAAGGAATCAAATGTACaagaacagtggtacctgcaagaaaaggtcacccTTGAGATAAGTCAAAAGCGTCCCTaaattgcaggtggcctgtcatggcaGGTACATGTATATCTTAAACAGGACAGCAAAAGGTGTCCTTTACTTCGAGGTATCCCCTCATCAGAGGGGCTTCAcaccacaggtaccactgtaccacaAATATGTGAAAGAAGTCTGAGATTTGCCAACAGTAGTGGCTCCTCATCAAATCTGTCGAGTTTCATTTTGAATAAATTTCAGATCAATGTTTAGCTGTGTTTCCGTatcacaggaaaaaaactaacatcggaaaaaaaaatacattgcATGTATAACAAATGCTGTACAAGTCATGAAAACAAACTACCACTTGGTTGTAAATGCAAGATTTTCAAAATGGAATACGcattctcactcactcactctctcactctctcacactcactctcagtctcactcattgacacacacacacattgactcaaacacacacattgacacaaacacacacattgacacacacacacacattgacacacacacacattgacacacacacacattgacacacacacacattgacacaaacacacacattgacacaaacacttacacacaaacacacacacatgcggaGGTGGACTTctctaaatatatatacattgaAATCACGAACAAGTGGCTAAAAATACAAGTTGGATAAATGCAAACCAGATCATCAACATATCCCCGAGAAACGTAGcattctctcttcttttttttcgttaCCAAACACAAGTGTCTGAGTATGCACACTGATTGCATGCGAGAAAAAGTCTCCCTCTCAAGATATTTTCATGTGTCTGTGACCAAGGACGCTAGATCTAGTTTATATCTATGGCAACGTTCTCTCTTCTTCACTCTTGTCAAACTAAAATGTTTGAATTGTATACTGACACAGCcgaatgaggaggaggagggggttgCTCTCTCAAAAAACAAACTCGAAATGAAGTACTCTTAGGTGTTTGAGGTCAATGACACCAGACCAAGTTTGTGCTCACAGTAACACGATGTCACTAAGACTCACTGAACGAGAATATCTTTTTCTTAAGAACTGAGGTTTtctttcaatgtgtgtgtgcgagtgtgttcaGTTGTCTAATTCAACCTGTCTCACCATCGAAAACCGCATTTTGTGAACATCACGTTTTCACGTGCACTTGAAATGAGGCAGTGATATCAGCGTATGAACACAATAAAAATCAATCTATTCTTACAATCTCACAGAGCTTGCTTGTCAGTCTTACTTTTCAGATCATACAGTTAATGAGAAGGTGAAGACAAAGGCAGTAGTTCAGGTGTATGTGcaatcatttttctttacaAGATGCCCTGGGCAAGAATATTTGTTGACGGTAACATCATTATAGTTAATTTGTTGAGCGGCCACAATTTCTTTCATTGTATCACATATGGCACCGACACAATTGAATAATGTTCTTTTGAGATGACGGTTTGTGTTGATCATTTTGTATTTTCCTCGCCAGCATAGCCGGTCCTGTCCGTCGATATGTACGAAGGCCGCGGAACAGCCGTTTTACGCTCGCGCTGCCACGTAacataactgttttacttcaacAGTTGAAGAATCCATTGACGATGACAGTCACTTCTCAGCCGATTTCCCGCAGTACGCTCATTTTGCCATGGCTATTGTACACGCTCTTTCCTTCTTCCTCGTTCAGTCCTCCTGCCAGTTCTTCCTCGTTCAGTCCTCCTGCCAGTTCTTCCTCGTCCTCTTCCTCCCAAGAGTCATCGCTGCTCGCCATATCTTTGGCGACAAGGTTCCTGGAATAGCTGTGTCCTCTCGACCAATCAACAGTCAGCTCCTGGCCGCACTGAGCACTTCCGGGGCAGGGGAAGGTCCACATGAGGTCAAAGGACACGGAGCCGAGAACTTTCTGTCGACACTGCAGTCTCTCGGTGATGCAGTTCTTGCAGAACACATGCTTGCATTTGCAGGGAAGGGTGAAGTAGTTTCGCCATCTGTTTGAAAAAGagaatgataattagtttttgttgttgaaatctAAATTTCTGTTATGATCAGAAACGAAACAGCAGTACCAAACTATGATTCTCACTCTGTTACAGGGGTGCTAACTAATTTTCCGGGTTATTCCGAGTTTCTGGTCTGGGGGAAAAGTTAAAAATTGAGTTCCAGTTTGCCCCGATAGATATAGCTTCTACATGATGTCAGTTTTAGTCAAATCTTACACCAATGTCAGTATGTTCAGGTTTAGGGCTTCAGTTTCATGTTGTTGAGATAATATTTAATATTTTAGGATTACAAACCAAACCCCTTATAATACAAGGGAGAAGGACATGATGCGTTAAAGATAAACGCCAAGGCGATAAATAGATCAGAAGACTCTAAGCTTTCAAGAAGCGGTTTTGGAATAGGGATGATCGGAATGCACGCTATATGTCAATAATTTATCACATTTATACATTACTTCTGGCTTTACTTCCCTTCCGGCTCTTAAATTAACTCCATAAAAACGCAGCACTCTAATTAAAACCAACCCGCACCAACCCCTCCCCccggtaacacacacacatgctcacgcacttggaaaaaaaacacacaaaccccactgaaacacacacttacacacacacacgcatatctTATACACACGTcccaaaacaacacaaaaacacacagacacacaaacttacTCACAACACCAAAGCCGGTAAGTAAACTCACTTTGCCAGTTTCAGCAGTCGCTTGCCGCAGATGTGGCAGGAGTTGGCAGACCTCTTCTTGCTGTCGCCGGCGCCGCTGTAGCTGCTGTTGTTGGTGCTGTCCGTGCTGGTGCTGAGGTTGCTGTTGATGCTGGAACTACTGGCATGGCGCCGGAAAGATGTTCTTAGCTGACTGAACACATCCATGGTAACTGTAGTGGTAAGGTGAGGACTTGGTGACAGAAGTTTCTTCTCGAATTCTTGCAGTCCAGGTTGTGTTGTGATGGCTCGGCTAGTAGCGTTTCTGCAAATACAAAAGGGATGATGGTGTGATTAACGTTTTTGCTGGGGTTTTCTCCTATGACTGACTCAGCCGTGCAGATGCTGtgtgtttgaagtgtgtgtgtgtgtgtgtgtgtgtgtgttttccaacGCCGCACTGATCCACATATGTTGATGTTGTTAAGTCCGAGGCTATACGCGGCACGCGCTAGCTAAAGTATTACTAACCTGCTAACCTCATGAACTTCTGCAATCAAACTCGCATCAACTGACCAATACATTTATCCCACTTAAACACAACACTGCCTTAAATACTGATTCATCTCATGAATCGATCGATGAATCAATTTTTTACTTCCCTGAATTGTAGGCGACAAAAATGGCGGTTCtcagagaagaagaaaagcaagGATATGTACGTAGCCGGAACTATGCGTGTGATACGCGTCTGACCTACTTCAATTTAGTTTTCAAATTTTGTTTTGGTCTAAGTCTCAGTAAAGAAATCCATTGTTATACCAAATCTTTGGCTTGTTTTCTTTCGTTTGTTTGTGCATGATATTCATTGTTATTCCAAATCGTTTGCCTGTTTCTGTTTTGTTCGTttgtgcatgaaatatttcccTGTTAGTGATGCTTTCAAGGACATGTGATTTGTGTAAGCTGCAGGCGGATGAAATGACTGAAGAGTAGAGAGAAAGattcactgtgtgtatgtaaaaATCAAAaggaagagaaggaagaagatttttttttaaataacttaAGTTGATACACTTTACTTCAACCCCAGAAAACATAATCAGAGAAAATGCAATTAAAATACTGCTTattaagcttttttttttttttttttttttacttctctgCCAATCTCatgaacacacagagagagagagagagagagagagagagagagagagagagagagagagttagttagttagttagctgttgcttttcgggtccagcggaccataataggccaaatcaggaccccagagagagagagagagagggatagcctcagacagacataccgacagagaaaggagagaatacattaaagtcaaaaataaaaacaaacttcTTAAAAATCATAAACATCTAACGAAATATACGAACTAATGCATTTGCAGAAACACCCTACCCAAAGTCCTTTTCGATAAAGAATATTTCGCTCAATAAAATATAATCAAGTAGTTCAAAGGAAACTATGTCCAAGTCTCATACCACTGATCCGAAAATGTCCAgctcatatacatatatataatataatcACCACAAATTCTTATATATATACTTTTGAGGAGAAAAAAGTCTACACAGTTGAAACAATTACGCATTAAAAGCAACAGGCGGacgcaaaaacaaaaatgaatcaGAACTAATTAATGAGATGAACTGACGCAGAAACACTTACAACAAAATTCCCGtacaggacaaaaacaaagcCTACCGTACCACTGTCGCCACACACACGGAGAGATAGATGTTTTAGCTCTGCGGGCCCGGCCCGGAATGCGGCTTCGCTGCGGGCTTCACTGTATTCAAACCCAATTTGACACTATCTCGACATGTACCCCCATTtcacctttctttctcttttcctccTCTACCGGCCGCCCCACCCATTGAAATTCCTTTTCTTTATGTGCAAGTGCACACGTCTTACCTGTCAGGTGATAATTCTTAAAGGGTTATTCACCTGAGATGTCGGAATGAATTAATGCTATGTCAACAGGAGAAGTAGGCCTACCTTATACTTTGAGAAAAGAGCTGAACTGAATCACTATTCccatttttatttctatttcAAGCAATCGAATGTtgtgtattttgttttaattgaatGGCGAGATTTTCTTCAAGATGAAAAcacgcacgcgcatacacaGTAGTAaatgcacatacatacacacgcacgcacaaacacacatatgccCGCTTACACCCCCGCAAACATCCACAAACAAGCATTGCAAAAAATTAGTTTCCGTAGCCAAATTCACCTAAACTTGAAAACGAACTAATAAATGAAAATATACTTTAAAAGGAAATCTGGTGACGCTGGCTTTAATCCATTAAAACTTGGACTGAAATGAGGACATTGCAGCTACCCGGAAAAATTCTCGGCTGGACCCACCTGTCGCGTGTGCCATTGTACGAGGACAAAAAAAGGTTGATCGCGTAATGTGTTAATCTGGTTGATATCCAGAGCAGTCACGAAGGCGGGTATATCCTCTTTTGCGTAATATAACCCGTcgaaaattttttatttttttatttttatgttttaaccaattctttgaaaattcattgaAGGCCTTTCCA from Littorina saxatilis isolate snail1 linkage group LG7, US_GU_Lsax_2.0, whole genome shotgun sequence carries:
- the LOC138970820 gene encoding uncharacterized protein, coding for MDVFSQLRTSFRRHASSSSINSNLSTSTDSTNNSSYSGAGDSKKRSANSCHICGKRLLKLAKWRNYFTLPCKCKHVFCKNCITERLQCRQKVLGSVSFDLMWTFPCPGSAQCGQELTVDWSRGHSYSRNLVAKDMASSDDSWEEEDEEELAGGLNEEELAGGLNEEEGKSVYNSHGKMSVLREIG